A genomic segment from Micropterus dolomieu isolate WLL.071019.BEF.003 ecotype Adirondacks linkage group LG03, ASM2129224v1, whole genome shotgun sequence encodes:
- the pals2a gene encoding MAGUK p55 subfamily member 6a isoform X1, with the protein MTVANAKSGTAMQQVLDNLKDLPSGTGTKDIDLIFLRGIMESPIVRSLAKAHERLEEVQLQAVQDNNVQLVTEILDSLNKLPEKDAATAELVKLLQEPHFKSLIEAHDKVAAKCYEMPHAAANSDASLTSSLMPADAVRMIGIQKKAGEPLGVTFRVERGEMVIARILHGSSIDRQGMLHTGDIIREVNGREVGRNPLELQEQLRDCSGSITLKVLPSYRDTPASPQVYLKPHFNYNPATDNLIPCKEAGLAFSKGEILHVVNKEDPNWWQACKIVGGAAGLIPSQFLEEKRKAFVRRDWDTSGTGMLCGTQTAKKKKKKMMYLTSKNAEFDRYELQIYEEVTKMPPFQRKTLILIGAQGVGRRSLKNRLIVMNPLRYGTTVPFTSRRPREEERDGQNYCFVTREEMEKDIKESRYLEHGEYDGNLYGTKIDSIHEVVHAGRTCILDVNPQALKVLKTAEFMPFVVFIAAPELDTLRAMHKAVIDAGLTTKLLTENDLKKTVDESARIRRAYSHYFDLTIVNDNLDKAFDKLQEVVERLFIEPQWVPVSWVY; encoded by the exons gcccATGAGCGTCTTGAGGAAGTTCAGTTACAAGCTGTACAGGATAATAATGTTCAGCTGGTCACAGAGATCCTGGATTCCCTCAATAAACTGCCAGAAAAAGATGCTGCCACTGCTGAGCTTGTCAAACTTCTTCAGGAGCCTCACTTCAAG TCTTTGATAGAGGCTCATGACAAAGTGGCTGCAAAGTGCTATGAAATGCCCCACGCTGCGGCGAACAGCGATGCCTCATTGACGAGTTCACTCATGCCAGCTGATGCTGTCAGGATGATTGGCATCCAGAAGAAAGCTGGGGAACCACTG GGGGTGACGTTCCGTGTGGAGCGGGGGGAGATGGTGATAGCGCGGATCTTGCACGGAAGCTCAATTGACAGGCAGGGCATGCTGCACACAGGGGACATAATCCGTGAGGTCAATGGTCGTGAGGTCGGTCGCAACCCCCTTGAACTCCAGGAGCAGTTGAGGGACTGCAGCGGGAGCATCACACTCAAGGTCCTGCCCAGCTACAGAGACACACCGGCATCTCCACAG GTTTATCTGAAGCCACACTTTAACTATAATCCGGCCACAGACAACTTGATCCCCTGTAAAGAGGCAGGCCTGGCCTTTTCCAAGGGAGAAATCCTTCACGTTGTCAACAAGGAGGACCCCAACTGGTGGCAG GCATGCAAAATTGTTGGTGGAGCCGCTGGTCTCATCCCCAGTCAGTTCttggaggagaagaggaaagcTTTCGTGAGAAGAGACTGGGATACTTCCGGTACAG GGATGCTCTGCGGAACTCAAactgcaaagaaaaagaagaaaaaaatgatgTACCTCACTTCAAAGAATGCAG AATTTGACCGTTATGAGCTGCAGATCTATGAGGAAGTAACCAAGATGCCGCCGTTCCAGAGGAAAACACTGATTCTAATTGGAGCCCAGGGTGTTGGGAGGCGGAGTCTGAAGAATAGACTTATTGTCATGAACCCCCTGCGATATGGCACCACTGTACCCT TCACGTCACGCCGTCcgagggaagaggagagagatggcCAGAACTACTGCTTTGTGACGCGAGAGGAGATGGAGAAGGACATCAAGGAGAGCCGATATCTGGAGCACGGAGAGTATGATGGCAACCTTTATGGCACCAAGATTGACTCTATACATGAAGTGGTGCATGCAGGCCGTACCTGCATCCTGGACGTCAACCCTCAG GCCCTGAAAGTGTTAAAGACTGCTGAATTTATGCCATTTGTGGTGTTTATTGCTGCTCCTGAACTGGACACACTTAGAGCTATGCACAAAGCTGTGATAGATGCTGGACTTACTACCAAACTACTCACG GAGAATGATTTGAAGAAGACTGTGGACGAGAGTGCCAGGATCCGCCGGGCATACAGCCACTACTTTGACCTGACTATTGTCAATGACAATTTGGACAAGGCCTTTGACAAGCTGCAGGAGGTGGTAGAGCGTTTATTCATAGAGCCGCAGTGGGTTCCAGTCAGCTGGGTCTACTGA
- the pals2a gene encoding MAGUK p55 subfamily member 6a isoform X2 → MPHAAANSDASLTSSLMPADAVRMIGIQKKAGEPLGVTFRVERGEMVIARILHGSSIDRQGMLHTGDIIREVNGREVGRNPLELQEQLRDCSGSITLKVLPSYRDTPASPQVYLKPHFNYNPATDNLIPCKEAGLAFSKGEILHVVNKEDPNWWQACKIVGGAAGLIPSQFLEEKRKAFVRRDWDTSGTGMLCGTQTAKKKKKKMMYLTSKNAEFDRYELQIYEEVTKMPPFQRKTLILIGAQGVGRRSLKNRLIVMNPLRYGTTVPFTSRRPREEERDGQNYCFVTREEMEKDIKESRYLEHGEYDGNLYGTKIDSIHEVVHAGRTCILDVNPQALKVLKTAEFMPFVVFIAAPELDTLRAMHKAVIDAGLTTKLLTENDLKKTVDESARIRRAYSHYFDLTIVNDNLDKAFDKLQEVVERLFIEPQWVPVSWVY, encoded by the exons ATGCCCCACGCTGCGGCGAACAGCGATGCCTCATTGACGAGTTCACTCATGCCAGCTGATGCTGTCAGGATGATTGGCATCCAGAAGAAAGCTGGGGAACCACTG GGGGTGACGTTCCGTGTGGAGCGGGGGGAGATGGTGATAGCGCGGATCTTGCACGGAAGCTCAATTGACAGGCAGGGCATGCTGCACACAGGGGACATAATCCGTGAGGTCAATGGTCGTGAGGTCGGTCGCAACCCCCTTGAACTCCAGGAGCAGTTGAGGGACTGCAGCGGGAGCATCACACTCAAGGTCCTGCCCAGCTACAGAGACACACCGGCATCTCCACAG GTTTATCTGAAGCCACACTTTAACTATAATCCGGCCACAGACAACTTGATCCCCTGTAAAGAGGCAGGCCTGGCCTTTTCCAAGGGAGAAATCCTTCACGTTGTCAACAAGGAGGACCCCAACTGGTGGCAG GCATGCAAAATTGTTGGTGGAGCCGCTGGTCTCATCCCCAGTCAGTTCttggaggagaagaggaaagcTTTCGTGAGAAGAGACTGGGATACTTCCGGTACAG GGATGCTCTGCGGAACTCAAactgcaaagaaaaagaagaaaaaaatgatgTACCTCACTTCAAAGAATGCAG AATTTGACCGTTATGAGCTGCAGATCTATGAGGAAGTAACCAAGATGCCGCCGTTCCAGAGGAAAACACTGATTCTAATTGGAGCCCAGGGTGTTGGGAGGCGGAGTCTGAAGAATAGACTTATTGTCATGAACCCCCTGCGATATGGCACCACTGTACCCT TCACGTCACGCCGTCcgagggaagaggagagagatggcCAGAACTACTGCTTTGTGACGCGAGAGGAGATGGAGAAGGACATCAAGGAGAGCCGATATCTGGAGCACGGAGAGTATGATGGCAACCTTTATGGCACCAAGATTGACTCTATACATGAAGTGGTGCATGCAGGCCGTACCTGCATCCTGGACGTCAACCCTCAG GCCCTGAAAGTGTTAAAGACTGCTGAATTTATGCCATTTGTGGTGTTTATTGCTGCTCCTGAACTGGACACACTTAGAGCTATGCACAAAGCTGTGATAGATGCTGGACTTACTACCAAACTACTCACG GAGAATGATTTGAAGAAGACTGTGGACGAGAGTGCCAGGATCCGCCGGGCATACAGCCACTACTTTGACCTGACTATTGTCAATGACAATTTGGACAAGGCCTTTGACAAGCTGCAGGAGGTGGTAGAGCGTTTATTCATAGAGCCGCAGTGGGTTCCAGTCAGCTGGGTCTACTGA